The genome window GTGATCAGCTATCTTCCCCCGGACCACAGGGAGGGGCTCACCGAGGCTCCCTTGGAAGTCAGCCGAATTCTCGGATCCGAAGACGATGTCGTTGAAGTGGTCGGGAAAGCGCTTGCACAGGACGGACGCTCCACCCTTCCGCCCGAAGAGAAAAGGCGAAAGGAAGAGAAATTGAGCCAACTGTTTGCTAACATTACCATGGAATCGGCACCCGCAATGATTGCGACCTTCGCGGAATTCCCCTGGGAGGGAACCCCGCAGCGGCTCAAACCCAAATCCCTGATTTACCGGTTGGCCAAAAAGCTGCGAAAAATCTGGAAAGGCGACCGGCTGAACGAACTCGACCTACGGGCCCGGAAAAAGTTCCCCGGTCTTTCAATGAATGAAGTACGCCGAAAAATTGAACTTTTCCGGGAAGTGGAGCCGACCCTTCCCCCGATTCGTATCCGCGAGTACGACATCGACACCTTCCTGCTGGAACCCAAATAACATTCCGGCAGAACGCACACGAATACCGCTTCACCGAAACATGAAATTCCCGCAGCCCTTTCCGGCCTGCGGGAATTTTGTTTTTCAGGATCGACTTGCCACGCTGCGAATACTCCAGTTTCCAGAGACATCGCAGGCCTCATAATGCATGAGCATACGACCATCCGGAAGCGCCAGCAGGCTCGGCTCGGAAACCACCTTCACACCGTCGCCATCGTCGGGAGCAAGGACGACGCCCTGCTTTTCCCAGGCCAACCCATCCATGGAGACCGCCGTCTTGATCAGACCAGACCCCTCCGACGGCCAGGCGGCGTAGTACATGCGCCACGCGTTCCCGGCGTGGATCACCTCAGGGGCATACACGGCATATGCCTCGTCGGCCGCTTCCTGCACAACCCGGATACCGGGTTCAGAAATGAATTCCAGGCCGCCCAAAGAAAAGGCGCTGCGGATATTCCGCAAGCCGTTTTCAGGAGGTCCGGCTTCGTAATGATGATAATAAAGCCTGTATCCCCTTTGCAGCGGAACAATGCAGGGCGACCCCAGTGCGGCCTTGTCCGCTTCAAGACAATGCATCCTCTCCGGAGCCCACTCCAAGCCATCCCGCGAAATGGCGGCGGCGATGAAAGAGCCTTGCCCCTTTCGCTGCACCTCATAAAACATCCGTAGCCGCCCATCAGGCAGGGCTACCGTGCTCGGGCACAATACACGGTTCGTCTCACTGGAAGAAAGTCGGTACCCCTCTTCCTCTTGCCAGGTGACGCCATTCTTGGAAAACGCGCTGCGTATCCCTCCTGCGAACAGATCATGCGAAAGGGTGGAGGCGTAATACATCCGGAAGCCGCCCCGGACCGGCACGACAGTCGGCGTCTGGTTGCGCAGCGTGCGGTCTTCGGAATTCAACGAGGAGCGCCCCCCGCTGTTCCACAGCCGCCCGGGATCACGCCCCCAATTCCGCCACCAGCCCGCAGCGCCGCTCATGCGTTACTCGTCCCAGAGATTGTCCTTGACCCACTCGCCATTCTGTCCCTTCCACCAGACCCGCGGGTCGCGGAACGTGTCGGCAACCTGGTCGAACTTCTCTTCGGTCCAACCGACGTAGTCCAGCCAGCGCCAAAGGTCCTTGGACTTGATGTGGTCGCGTTGGCGAACGATTTCTATGGCCTCTTCCCGGGTCATTTTGCCTGCGCGGATATCCTTGCAGGTATGATCCGTGGCGCGGCCGTAACCGAACTTGATGTATTTCATGTAGTCGTGGATGCCGTTCTCGTGCATGTCGTCCAGGTTGGACATGCGGCGGTAGGTTCGCTCAAACGGCTCCTCGGATTCCAGGAACCCGTATTCCTTCTTGACCATCTCTCCATGGACGTTGGCTTCCCAAGGAACATAGTTGGAAATAAAGATACCCCGGACGCCCACGCGGTCGATCTCCTCGTCGCTGGGGTACATCCAGGTAATCAGATCCTTCTTTTCGAGACTTTCACCATAGCTGGGCGCTGCCTCCAGGAAGTCGTACCATTCGTAGCCGCGGCAAAGATGCTCGTGCCTGTACCGATAGGTGAACTCCACGAAGTCATTGTAGGAATGCATGCCGCCGATATCCATGAACCCGTGTTCGCCCCAGATGATGAGCGGCACGTTGAACTGCAGGGCCACGCGGATGGGCAGGGTGAAAATCCCGCAATGGGCATGCCAGTTCATGTCACCCATCATGAGCATCCCCATCCTGTTCAGGGTTTGCAGCACATGAATGGAGGGGGTGAAGAACATGTGGTCCACCCCGAACACTTCCTTCATGTTGCGAAGATTCTTGAGCCCGGTCGGCGTGTAGTTGTTTCCATGATAGGTCACCAGCAAGGGGTTCATGCCCATGATGTTCTTGATGACATGGGTCTGAAAATAGGAGTCCTTTCCGCCGGAAACCGGGATGATGCAGTCGTAGTTGGCCCCATCCTTGGATCTGTAGCGGTTGAGCAGCCTCGCCAGTCGGTTCTTGCGGTCTTCCCAGTCGACCTTGTCGCGCTGGCCGGAAACCCTGCATCCGGAGCAAACCCCCTCCTCGTCAAAGGCGAGGGGAATGGCCGACGAGGAGGGAGCCACACAATTTTTGCAATACTCTATCTTTTCGGGCCGGTCCGGATGCACAAGATATTTCCTATCGGACATTGATTTTCTCTCTTTTCAGCTCCCGCTTTGCACGGGGGTAGGAATGCTCGGTAAAATGAAACATGTTCCCGGCGGCGATGGCGCTGGCCGGCGTATCCAGGAACACGTCGATGAAATCCTCAATGGTCGCGGCCCCTCCGCAGGCTATGACCGGCAGGCGCGTGGCCTCGCATGCCCGATTGATGGTCTCGAAGTCGTAGCCGTTTGCCTTGCCGTCGCGATCAATGGCATGCAGGAAAATTTCTCCCGCCCCCATCGTCTCACACCGTCGGATCCAATCCAGCACGTTGACGCCGGTATTCCGGGTCCCCATATTGGTGAAAAGCATGGGACTGCCGTCCACCATCCGGTAATCCGCCGAGATGACGCAGCATTGGTTCCCGTACTTGGAGGCTATGGCCTCGACCAACTCGGGGGTCTCGTAGGCTCCGGTATTCAGGATGACCTTGTCCGCACCATTGCGGATGCGCACATCAACGTCTTCGATTTTCCGGATGCCGCCGCCGAAGGTCAGCGGCATGAAACAGACCTTGGAAATGCCCTGAATGATTTCCTCTATGGAGCTGAACGAGGAGATCCGGTGATCGTCGCGACGGGCGTCATACTTCTGATGTCGGCTGATATCCACATAGATGAGTTCGTCCACATTCCACTGGTTGTAGCGGGCCGCCTCATTGACCACATTGCCGATAATCTGATGGATCGAAAAATCCTCGGACCGCACGATAAGTCCGTTCTGGATAAAAAGGGCAGGTATCAAACGCCTTAACTGCATTCCATCTCCCAAAAATTTTTCAGAAGCGCCATACCGGCGTGCTGGCTTTTTTCCGGATGAAACTGGCAGCCGAACACATTGCCGCACTCAAGGACGACATCGCATGTGGCTCCGTATTGCAGCGTCGCCGACACGCAGCCGGAGTCCTTCAGTTTGCAGTAGTAACTGTGCACAAAATAAAAGCAGAGATCCTCAGCATGAATACCGGCCAGCAGCCTGCTTTCCGGTGCCGCCTCTATCCGGCACCAGCCAATGTTGGGAACCCGCAGTTCCTCGCTGGCGGCGCTCAGGGGCTCGACCGTTCCCGGCACCAAATCCAACCCGTCGTGAACGCCCTGCTCATGACTCCGGGTAAGCAGCAGCTGCATCCCCAGACAGATGCCCAAAAGCTGCTTGCCGCTTGCCGCGTACTCGAGGACAGCCGATTTCATTCCGGTTGCATCCAGCTGGTTCATGGCCTGACGGTAAGCGCCCACGCCGGGAAGAATGACCTTGCCGCACGCCGCCACCTTCTCCGGGTCGTCTATCACCTCATTGGGAATGTTCAGATAATCCAGGCTGTTCTTGATGGAAGCCAGATTTCCGCATCCATAATCTACAATGCCGATCACTCTCTTTCCTTTGTTGAAGCAGGTCGTTCGATGCCGGACTGACTGATAATCAACAGCAATTCATTAATAGCCTTTGGGAGGAGAATCAAGCCGCAGGATCGTGCCCGCGCACCCTGTTCCTTCTTGCAGATTGCTACACGCTGCGTTAAGAATCCAGCACAGCATGATCCGGATGTCTCCCGTTCCAGTCCCCGGATCCGGCCGCCCGATCCCCACACACCAACACGAGACTATAGGCGATACTTCTTATGATCCCATATGGCAAACAGCATATCGATGAAGATGACATCCGCATCGTAACCCAGGTGCTGCGCTCCGACTGGCTCACCTGCGGACAAATGGTGCCGGATTTTGAAAACGCCCTCGCAAAAGTCTGTCAGGCCGAACATTGCGTCGCCGTTTCAAGCGGCACAGCCGCCCTGCACGCAGCCATGGCCGCCCTGGGCATCGGCAAGGATGACGAGGTCATCGTTCCGAGCATCACCTTCGCGGCCACGGCCAATGCGGTCACCTACTGCGGCGGGACCCCGGTCTTCGCGGACGTTGAGGAAGACACCCTGCTCCTCTCCCCGGAAGGGGCTGAAAAGGCCATCACCCCGCGCACCAAGGCCATCGTCGGGGTGGATTATGCGGGCCAGCCCTGCGACTGGAGCAGCCTGCGCGCCCTGGCCGACAAGCACGGCCTGGCGCTGGTCGCGGATAGCTGCCACGCCCTTGGCGCCACCTGCGAAGGCCGACCGGTCAACGCCTTTGCGGACATGACGGTCTATTCGTTTCACCCGGTCAAGCACATCGCCACGGGCGAGGGCGGAGCCATCGCCACGGACAGCTTGGAATACGCGAACTTCATGCGCAGGTTCCGCAATCACGGCATCAGCAGCGACGCCCGTATGCGCGAATCCGCCGGCACCTGGTACTACGAAATGGTGGAGCTCGGGTATAACTACCGCCTCACGGACATCCAGTGCGCCCTGGGGCTGAGCCAGCTGAACAAACTGGACAGCTTCCTGAAACGGCGACGGTCCATTGCGTCAAAATACGACAAGGCCTTTGCCGAAGGACCTGTCCGCCCCCTGCAGGTAAAGCCAAACCGAACCCATGCATACCACCTCTACGTGGTCCGCGTTCCCGAACGGGACACCCTGTTCGCAGAACTGCGCGAAGCGGGCATCGGAGTCCAGGTTCATTACATCCCGGTTCACCTGCACCCATTCTACCGGAAGAATTTCGGCACAGGCCGTGGGCTGTGCCCCGTGGCCGAAGCTGCCTATGAACAAATCGTTTCCATCCCCATGTTCCCGGCCCTGCAGGACGCGCAGATTCAGACCGTTGTTGACACCTTTTCCGAGCTGCTGAAAAACAAATAAAAAGGGCTGCCGAAAGGCAGCCCTTTTCAAATCTCATTCCGTTCTCTGAGGACCCGGTACATGGCCTCGGCCCGCACCCAATCCTCCTCATCGTCAATATCCTGAACCCGGTGCCTCGGAATCACAATGCCCACGGCATCGCCCATAAGAAACTCCCCCCCCGAAAGAAGAAAATCCTTTCTTGCCCAGTAGAACTGTCCTGCGTCATGCCATGCCTGAGGCAGATCCTGCGACCGGGCGTTGAGGTTCTCCGGATGAAACATCTCCAATCGGCCGTCCTCTTCCATGCGCAGGGAACGGAAAATGGGGTAGGCGAACGAGGTTACAGAAAAAGCGGCCGGAGCGTTTTTCAACGCCTCCAGGCCCGCGGCGAGATCGGCCGGCACTATGAACGGCGCGGTCGCAAACATGCAGCAGACGTTGATCACATTTCGGCCGTCGTCCTGTAGCTGCTGCACGGCATGCCGGATCACGGAAACGATACCCGTAAAATCGTCTGCAAGGTCGGCCGGGCGAAGAAAAGGAGTCTCAGCTCCATATTCCCGAGCCACCTCGGCAATGTCCTCATCGTCCGTGGAGACCACGACGGATTCGAAAAGACCGCTCTTCAGCGCGGTTTCAATGGAATGCGCAATAATAGGCTTGCCAGCGAATTCCCTGATATTTTTGCGAGGGATACGCTTACTGCCACCCCTGGCGGGAATAATGGCGACATTGCCTTGATTCTGTAGCGCGATGCTCATGCGTTTTCGAGAGTTAGGCGAAGTCGCCGAGCATCTTTTTCAGCTGCTCCGAAGTAAGCCATTCATCGTTGCCGTCGGAGCTGTACGAAAAGCCGTCCTCTACCGGAGTGCCTCCCAATGC of Salidesulfovibrio onnuriiensis contains these proteins:
- the hisF gene encoding imidazole glycerol phosphate synthase subunit HisF: MQLRRLIPALFIQNGLIVRSEDFSIHQIIGNVVNEAARYNQWNVDELIYVDISRHQKYDARRDDHRISSFSSIEEIIQGISKVCFMPLTFGGGIRKIEDVDVRIRNGADKVILNTGAYETPELVEAIASKYGNQCCVISADYRMVDGSPMLFTNMGTRNTGVNVLDWIRRCETMGAGEIFLHAIDRDGKANGYDFETINRACEATRLPVIACGGAATIEDFIDVFLDTPASAIAAGNMFHFTEHSYPRAKRELKREKINVR
- the pseC gene encoding UDP-4-amino-4,6-dideoxy-N-acetyl-beta-L-altrosamine transaminase — its product is MIPYGKQHIDEDDIRIVTQVLRSDWLTCGQMVPDFENALAKVCQAEHCVAVSSGTAALHAAMAALGIGKDDEVIVPSITFAATANAVTYCGGTPVFADVEEDTLLLSPEGAEKAITPRTKAIVGVDYAGQPCDWSSLRALADKHGLALVADSCHALGATCEGRPVNAFADMTVYSFHPVKHIATGEGGAIATDSLEYANFMRRFRNHGISSDARMRESAGTWYYEMVELGYNYRLTDIQCALGLSQLNKLDSFLKRRRSIASKYDKAFAEGPVRPLQVKPNRTHAYHLYVVRVPERDTLFAELREAGIGVQVHYIPVHLHPFYRKNFGTGRGLCPVAEAAYEQIVSIPMFPALQDAQIQTVVDTFSELLKNK
- the hisH gene encoding imidazole glycerol phosphate synthase subunit HisH yields the protein MIGIVDYGCGNLASIKNSLDYLNIPNEVIDDPEKVAACGKVILPGVGAYRQAMNQLDATGMKSAVLEYAASGKQLLGICLGMQLLLTRSHEQGVHDGLDLVPGTVEPLSAASEELRVPNIGWCRIEAAPESRLLAGIHAEDLCFYFVHSYYCKLKDSGCVSATLQYGATCDVVLECGNVFGCQFHPEKSQHAGMALLKNFWEMECS
- the pseF gene encoding pseudaminic acid cytidylyltransferase; this encodes MSIALQNQGNVAIIPARGGSKRIPRKNIREFAGKPIIAHSIETALKSGLFESVVVSTDDEDIAEVAREYGAETPFLRPADLADDFTGIVSVIRHAVQQLQDDGRNVINVCCMFATAPFIVPADLAAGLEALKNAPAAFSVTSFAYPIFRSLRMEEDGRLEMFHPENLNARSQDLPQAWHDAGQFYWARKDFLLSGGEFLMGDAVGIVIPRHRVQDIDDEEDWVRAEAMYRVLRERNEI
- a CDS encoding N-acetyl sugar amidotransferase, coding for MSDRKYLVHPDRPEKIEYCKNCVAPSSSAIPLAFDEEGVCSGCRVSGQRDKVDWEDRKNRLARLLNRYRSKDGANYDCIIPVSGGKDSYFQTHVIKNIMGMNPLLVTYHGNNYTPTGLKNLRNMKEVFGVDHMFFTPSIHVLQTLNRMGMLMMGDMNWHAHCGIFTLPIRVALQFNVPLIIWGEHGFMDIGGMHSYNDFVEFTYRYRHEHLCRGYEWYDFLEAAPSYGESLEKKDLITWMYPSDEEIDRVGVRGIFISNYVPWEANVHGEMVKKEYGFLESEEPFERTYRRMSNLDDMHENGIHDYMKYIKFGYGRATDHTCKDIRAGKMTREEAIEIVRQRDHIKSKDLWRWLDYVGWTEEKFDQVADTFRDPRVWWKGQNGEWVKDNLWDE